ATTTCAAACATGAATGATGTGATTTCTAGGTAAGTTTGTGAGGGACATGGTGGAAACTTTtgacatgtttttattgtgttgcttTAACCTCTTTCACCTGTCGTTCTCAACTGATGTGAtaatttggatcctgtttgtctgactCTTCAACTGCTGATCTCAGAAAAAAAGTCTTCTAAATATGAAAAGAAAGAATAGACTAAGTATGTATTTTCATccattgaattaaaaaaacggcaacactgaaaaaaataattaagaaaaataaacgtAAGAAAAATCATGAAAGTATTTATGCAGATTCTCCTCTAAAATTTGACTGTATCATTATTCTTTAGTCTGTGTTGGTCTGATTCCTGTGAATGTGACATTTTGTTTATTCTCTTGTGTGGATCCTCATATGTGAATGAAGATGATGTTTACGTGTGAAGCTTTTCTGACAAACTGCACAGCTGAAaggtttctctcctgtgtggatTCTCATGTGTCTCCTGACCTCATGTCGGTCTCTAAAACATTTGTGACACAGTGAACAGCTGAATGGTTTCTCACCAGTGTGGATTCTCATGTGTTTCCTGACCTGACTTCTGCTTCCAAAACACTTTTGACACAGTGGACAGGTGAATGGTTTTTCTCCTGTGTGGGACTTCATGTGACTGCGTAAACTAGACTTCTGTTTGAATCTGCttccacaaactgaacaacaaaatGGCCTCTCTCCAGTGTGAATTATCATATGGATTTCTAACTTTGACTTCCAGCAAAATGTTTTCGAGCACACAGAGCAGTGGTATAGTTTATTTTCACATCCCATTTCACTTAGTATCATGTCATTATTCATCATCATGTCTCTGGGTGAGTTGGTttcctgtgttgtgtttttctgaGGAAATGTTGCTTCACATTCAGAAGAACCAACCAGTTTCTGTCCTGTGTGAGTGTCCTTGTGTTCCTCCAGTAAACTCTTACTGTCAAAGGTTCTTCCCTTTACACTCTCCATGTGGACCAGGTTCATGTCTGGCTCTGATCCTCCACCGTCATCTCCGTCAGTTTGTGTTTCCATCTGTTCTGTTGAGCTGTTTGTTGGAAGCTTTGACTCAGgtttgtggttcagggtctggtcttcATCGCTGTCCTCGGTTTCCTCAGAATCTCCATTCTGCtcgttttttctttgtaaatgtctaTGTGGATGGAAACTGCTggatggttctgatcctccacaGTCCACTTTATTTGCTTCCACTTTGTTCTCCTCAGTTGGTGTTTTATTAAACTCATCATAATCATCTTCACACTTCACAGGGACAGGAGTGGATGGGAACTTGGTGATATTCACTACCTGGCTGGTCcacagttcctcctgttcctctttgaTGTGTaggggctctggttctggttcctcctggtccaCAGTAGGATTCCACTCCTGCTGCTCAGGAGGAACCTCTCCTTTAACCACCAAGTGTTGCTGGACGTCTGTAGGATAAGAGGAAATACAGTTAAGACTTTTCAGTTGTAGTCAGATTTTGGTGATAATACTGTCAGTTCTattggaagagtttaaacacatCTGAAAGACAGAATCCCCCcccctgccacacacacacacacacacacacacacacacacacacacacacacacacacacccctttggagatattaaatattttttgaCCTTGAAGTAAATTATCAGCCTATAAAAAGCTCAGTCTTTAGTAATGAACAGGAATCAGTGACAAAAGAGTAGTGATAAAGATAAATGTATTGATTAGATAAATAATGATACATGTGAGTGCAGCGTATAACTCACTAGCCATGAGCCTCGGAGTTCTTCTTACGCGACACGTATCACGAAACAAAAGGATCTGGAATCCAACTTTTCTGTTTGCCgtctttacttaaaacttagaataatacaaacaaaagatgaatttctaaattaCATTGCGTgacggtcaaaagactgtgatgctccagGCTTCTGGTTCCGCtcctttttctttacatatttatAATCTTAGCGGCCAGTAGGATCGCATCACAAAATTATATCAAGACTTATACTATTACTActcaacattcatataatatacatcaattattaatgataaatcaaacctaaatataaatatgagtttttaactgaaacacaaaaaatggctctaacaaTACACACTCCTAAAATCTCAGAAAACTGTGTTTTAGACTTGTATGTAGAGAAAGGTCATACTTTTGTAAACAGAACTATCagattttcatttattaaataaatgttacatttgacattgtataatatttgtaaaactaaactattataaTTGGAAATGAAAATAGCCTATATTAACCATTGAAAACCTGAACAACCAAAAGCATATGCTGATctaaaaagtgaaataaacaaagaaatatatcaaattttcactgggaaaaaaaaaacgcaaGGGATAATACTaatcaatggtaataaatcacctaGAACAGAtaaaatctagagaaaaaatatGATTTGGCAGTCACCACAAAAATCGGTGTAGGTATGTAATgcttaaatatttaaaatgtatgcCGTTTGTTTTTCATCAAGACCTTTGGCTAAACTGGAGATAAATGTGTCCAAACCTGTTTTGTGAATCAGAACTCTCGGattccaaacacagtccagtatttgtctttgtctctggttttcttctttagtttgacaaagttcctcctcgtactctgctatggttctttcaaacagcccaaatatctcttcagcagctgcagttagtctctgctccaccagTGACCTCAGAATCTGCACTTTTTGGGCCATTTTCCACCTTTTCTTCACACAAACTCCATCAGAAACAGTTTGTCTTCATCACACACTGACAGGTCTGTTAGCAGTTAGCGAGCTGAGCTAACATTAGCAACACTGAGCGAAGACGGACGACTTTCATTGGAAATAATCAATGTCAAGTTAGAGCCGCATTTGTGCTTCCGGGGTCAGAGTGCATTCGTGACGTCATAAAAGCGCCTACAAAATGAAAGACTACAGATGATCAGGAGGAACCAGAAAActagtcattctttaaaatgtagcaGTATTGAGTTGACATTTTCTGTTAGGTCTATTGTCAGAGTAACATTGGCGTATTAGACCACCAACCAAATGTGAAGTTTATGCTACAGCTGCTGTCGATTATGAACATTCCTGTTGAATTCTTAGTAATTGCTTTTGGAAATGGTAAAACTTCCAAAGCTCACAGGAAATGAAAGAGTCTGCTTTAAAGCACTTCATGATGGTGGATGAACTCGAAGAGGGAAAGGTGGTCCGATACGTTTGTTAAGCACTGGATTTGTCCAGACTAATCCACACAAACAAACCACTGGTATTATTGGCAGAAGCTGGTGCTGGTAGTAGATAAATAACAGACAATAAAATAAGagctcaaaagtaaaaaaaataaaaataaaaaaaatgtaagaataaaaaaaacttacaattagtttgatgccactgaaaaacaatgattttgctaattggtgaaaaatatctGGTTTTACCTCAATCAGATGCATTATTTCCAAATCTGAACTTCTTCAGCCCATCAGGATGTTAAAGACAAGTCAGTATATACAGCCAAATATTTGGTTCAGTCCATAATGATACAAAGCTGAAATCTGGACTTTCCATTTTATCAAGATTAGAGAACACATTTGTGATCTATATTCTCCTCAAAGTTCAGACTCTAGAACCAACAGACTGAGACTCATTGGTACATGTGGTGAAACATGTTCTGTTCTGCTGTCTATGATGTCTGATACAAGCAGAGGAACAGATGAACTGTGGAATATCTCTCAAATCCATTTCCTCCACTCACATcttcactttttctttgtttggGTGAAGTAAGTGATGGTAAATGATTTCACCCAGATTTTCtggaggtaaaacatttaaaacaattataatgcTGAAAATATTTCAACATTAAGTAAAATTAAATCAACACAAAGTCTGCATTTTGTACATGTAGATAAATATGTAAACAAAAacagctcttttttttcctttatctatttatttaaactttatttaactaggaagaaaatcccattgagattaagaagctgttttccaagggagtcctggccaagagggagcacaacacat
This DNA window, taken from Sphaeramia orbicularis chromosome 11, fSphaOr1.1, whole genome shotgun sequence, encodes the following:
- the LOC115428103 gene encoding zinc finger protein 771-like, which encodes MAQKVQILRSLVEQRLTAAAEEIFGLFERTIAEYEEELCQTKEENQRQRQILDCVWNPRVLIHKTDVQQHLVVKGEVPPEQQEWNPTVDQEEPEPEPLHIKEEQEELWTSQVVNITKFPSTPVPVKCEDDYDEFNKTPTEENKVEANKVDCGGSEPSSSFHPHRHLQRKNEQNGDSEETEDSDEDQTLNHKPESKLPTNSSTEQMETQTDGDDGGGSEPDMNLVHMESVKGRTFDSKSLLEEHKDTHTGQKLVGSSECEATFPQKNTTQETNSPRDMMMNNDMILSEMGCENKLYHCSVCSKTFCWKSKLEIHMIIHTGERPFCCSVCGSRFKQKSSLRSHMKSHTGEKPFTCPLCQKCFGSRSQVRKHMRIHTGEKPFSCSLCHKCFRDRHEVRRHMRIHTGEKPFSCAVCQKSFTRKHHLHSHMRIHTRE